TGTTTTTATTTGTTTTAATTTTTTAAAAAAACGCCAAAACTGCCGCAAGAAAACCGCTAAACAGTTCAGCACTTGGCGTGATTCGGGCGCGCGCACCTTTTTTCTGCGGGCTTCGGGGCCGCAGTAGTCGGCTGCGGGGGCCCTAACGAGGCGAGAATTGCAGACCAACAGCTCACACAGCCGGCGCATCGGGGGCAGCAGCTGGGGCCGCAAACCAGCTGGCGTAGAGCTGGTAATTCTCGGCAGTGCGGCGCAGGCCGGCGCGCTGGGCTTCGCCCACGGGCTTGATGCGGCGAGCGGGCACGCCGGCGTAGAGGTAGCCGGGCTCGCAGATGGTGTTCTCGAGCACTACGGCCCCGGCGGCAATGAGGCAGCCCGCGCCCACCACGGCGTGGTCCATCACAATGGCCCCCATGCCGATGAGCACGTCGTCTTCCACGGTGCAGCCGTGCACCAGGGCCCGGTGGCCAATGCTGACGCGCGCACCGATGCGCAAGACCGCGCCTTGGTAGGTGCAGTGCAGCACGGCCCCGTCCTGGATGTTGGTGCCGGCCCCGATGCGGATGCTGTTCACGTCGCCCCGCACCACAGCGTTGAACCACACCGTGCAGCCGGGCCCCAGCACCACGTCGCCCACCACAGTAGCGTTGTCGGCCACGAAGCAGTCGGCCGGGATTTCGGGATAAATGCCGCGAACGGGCAGGATGAGGGCGGGCATAGCTGAAAGCAAGGGATGAACCCAAATGTAGGGCCCCGGCGGGCGCCCTAGGTGCGCAGCAGCCGCTTCCAAGTGCCTTTGTCCCAGTTGTACTTGAGGGTGCTGGGCAGGGCTTGCCAAAAGTACTTGCTGGTTTCAACGGCAAA
This genomic stretch from Hymenobacter sp. PAMC 26628 harbors:
- a CDS encoding gamma carbonic anhydrase family protein, which translates into the protein MPALILPVRGIYPEIPADCFVADNATVVGDVVLGPGCTVWFNAVVRGDVNSIRIGAGTNIQDGAVLHCTYQGAVLRIGARVSIGHRALVHGCTVEDDVLIGMGAIVMDHAVVGAGCLIAAGAVVLENTICEPGYLYAGVPARRIKPVGEAQRAGLRRTAENYQLYASWFAAPAAAPDAPAV